From a single Prionailurus bengalensis isolate Pbe53 chromosome A1, Fcat_Pben_1.1_paternal_pri, whole genome shotgun sequence genomic region:
- the CCNG1 gene encoding cyclin-G1 — MIEVLTTTDSQKLLHQLNALLEQESRCQPKVCGLRLIESAHDNGLRMTARLRDFEVKDLLSLTQFFGFDTETFSLAVNLLDRFLSKMKVQPKHLGCVGLSCFYLAVKSIEEERNVPLATDLIRISQYRFTVSDLMRMEKIVLEKVCWKVKATTAFQFLQLYYSLIQENLPIERKNSLNFERLEAQLKACHCRIIFSKAKPSVLALSIIALEIQAQKCVELTEGIECLQTHSKISGRDLTFWQELVSKCLTEYSSNKCSKPNVQKLKWIVSGRTARQLKHSYYRITHLPTIPEMVP, encoded by the exons ATGATAGAGGTACTGACAACAACTGACTCTCAGAAACTGCTACACCAGCTGAATGCCCTGTTGGAACAGGAGTCGAGATGTCAGCCAAAGGTCTGCGGCTTGAGACTAATCGAATCTGCACACGATAATGGCCTCAGAATGACTGCAAGGCTAAGGGACTTTGAAGTAAAAGATCTTCTTAGTCTAACTCAGTTCTTTGGCTTCGACACGGAGACATTTTCTCTAGCTGTGAATTTACTGGACAGATTCCTGTCCAAAATGAAG GTACAGCCCAAACACCTTGGGTGTGTTGGGCTGAGCTGCTTCTATCTGGCTGTAAAATcaatagaagaggaaaggaatgtCCCATTGGCAACTGACTTGATCCGAATAAGCCAGTATAGGTTCACAGTTTCAGACTTGATGAGAATGGAAAAGATTGTATTGGAGAAGGTGTGTTGGAAAGTCAAAGCTACTACTGCCTTTCAATTTCTGCAACTCTACTATTCACTCATTCAAGAGAACTTGCCAATTGAAAG gaagaatagtCTTAATTTTGAAAGACTAGAAGCTCAGCTTAAGGCATGCCACTGCAGGATCATATTTTCTAAAGcaaag ccTTCTGTGTTGGCATTGTCTATCATTGCACTGGAGATCCAAGCACAGAAGTGTGTAGAGTTAACAGAAGGAATAGAATGTCTTCAGACACATTCCAAG ATAAGTGGCAGAGATTTGACCTTCTGGCAAGAGCTTGTATCCAAGTGTTTAACTGAATATTCATCAAACAAGTGTTCCAAACCAAATGTTCAAAAGTTGAAATGGATTGTTTCTGGACGTACAGCACGGCAATTGAAACATAGTTACTACAGAATAACCCACCTTCCAACAATTCCTGAAATGGTCCCTTAA